DNA from Halomonas sp. GFAJ-1:
CTGAAAGAAGTCGCTCAAGCGATGAATGTGCTTTCGGCCAACGTTCATCAAATGCTCAGCCAAGAGAGCCATAAGCTGGATGAGTTGCGTCGCGATCTTCAGCATGACAGAGTCACTGGCGCACTCAATCGTGATGTGTTCATGGGTAGGCTGGCATCACTGTTGAGTAGTGATGAGGCTCGCGCAACGGGCCTAATGGTCATGGTAAGGGTTCAAGCCTTGGAGCAGCTAAATGAACAGCTAGGCCACCAGACAACGGATAGCTTACTGCGAGAGCTGGTCATACAACTTTCCAAGCTTGACGATGCCTCAGAAGAGGCCCTGGTAGGCCGCCTTAACGGCAGCGACTTCATGCTGTTGCTGCCACTGGAAGAAGATACCCGTGCATTAGCGCCACGTGTTCGCCAAGCGCTTGATCAGGCACTTGAATCAGTGGGCCTGCTCTCCTCTCATACAACACTGCATCTGCCAGCGGCGATTGCTGCCTATGCACCCCACGATGATCGCGGCGCGCTTCTCGCCACGTTAGACGATGCCCTGGCAGAGGCTGAAAGCAGCAGTGCACACCGAGGTGTGGTTGTTCGTGAAGGTAAGCAAGGCTCACTGTTTAATACGCATGCCGAGTGGCGAACAGCTCTTAATACCGCTATTCACCAAGGGCCACAACTGGCCTACTTCCCTGTCACTGATGCACAAAACAACGTGCTCCACTATGAGTGCCCCGCCCGCTTAGAGCTTGCAAATGCATGGCAAACAGCCGGTGTGTTTATTCCCTGGATATCACGCTTCGACCTAGAGCCAGCACTTGATATTGCCGTCGTTAAAAAAGCCTTGGAACAGCTCACGATTGATCCTACGCAAAAATTAGGGATTAACCTTTCGCTTGCCTCCATTACCAACGGGCAGTTTGTCATTGAGCTAAGAGCCCTGTTAGAGAAGCAACCGCAGCTCGCCAAACAGCTCTGCTTTGAAGTGCCCGCAGTATTGAACGCGCACGCTATCGGCAGCTTACGGGGTTTATGTACGGCGCTAAGGCCGCTGGGCTGTCAGTTCGGTATCGAGCACGTAGGCGCTGAATTTACAAAGCTTGCCGATCTTCACGACGTGGGGCTTGCCTACCTTAAAGTGGACAGCAGCTTGATTCGCGGCATTCATACCTCTAGCGAGCAGCAAACCATTGTGCGTGGCATGGCAACGCTATGCCATTCGCTGGGTATTCAGGTAATTGCAGAAGGGGTAACAGAGCAAGCAGAGATGGAAAGCCTATTTCGTGCTGGCCTGGATGGCGCAACCGGCCCCGGCATCAGCCTCTAACTACTTATATAAGCGATGCGATGGCATACACCACAGCAGCGCGTCTTACGACGCGCTTATTTAAATCAGCTCGTCCCCATCACCTAATAAATTGACATCGTTTTTAGAACGCAGCGACTTTCGCTCCAGAATCTTACTCTGAGCGGCAGCAGGCAAATCGGTAAAGCTCAGCACGCCTTTCTCTAGCAACACTTCCAGCATATCTTCCACTACCCGCACAAACGCGAGATCTGACGCGATCATTTGCGCCGACTGCCCGGTTTGCTGAGCCAAAAAGGCAAACACCTCCGGCGAATCCGCCGCGATGGTGTCATCACACTCAGGCGATGGCTCTTTGCTGAGCATCACAATCTCCCCTTCGGCATTGCGTTTGATATAAAGCATGGTGGCTTCCTCTGTCAGTAAACACGCTGACATTTTGATAATAGTAATAAACGGTATGATGCAACAAGGCCGCCCGTGGGCGGCCTTGAAGTCAGTGCAAATTTATTGGTCGATTTTCAGTTGATTGTTATCCAGCATATGCTGAATTACATCCTGTGAAGAACTCGCGTCGCCGAAGTCAGCGAAACTCTTACCTTCCAAGCGAATCACTTGATCTGCATTATTCTTATCGCTGCCCAAATTACCCTCGGAGTTGAGATAGAGCACAGTGTCGTCGCCTTCCTGCTCAGCGACGATGTAATCAGCTAGCGAGTCTTCAGTCTCATAATCCAACAACTGACGAATATCCAGAACATTGTTGCCATTACCAAAATCTCTAACCACATCAATGGCAGCGTCTTCTGGCGTTCCTTGGTCTCCTGCTTCCCAAAGGAAGATGTCGTCACCATCACCACCGACTAGGATGTCGTTGCCGGCACCGCCAATTAGGGTATCGTTGCCCGCACCGCCAATGAGAATATCGTCACCGGCACCACCATCCAGGGTATTACTTCCCCCATCAGTGCGCACCGTGTCGATCAACGACTCCCAGTTCTCTCGAACATAGTCAAGAATCTGCTCATCTTCGGGCGTAACACCATTATTCACCTCCCACTTGAGGTATTCTCGCAACCCTTGGTAGCCCAGGCCATCATGACCACCTGCAGCGAAGAAGACACCGGTGTCACCATTGGTCCACTCGAGATGGTCGGTATTGATGGTATCGCCAAAGATAATATCGTTGCCATCACCACCGCTCAGGATGTCATCGCCTAGAGCCTCAAGCTCATCGAACTCTGAGCTGCCCTCTAGCGCAGAGGCCAGATCTTCTGCGGTATTCACGATATCAACATCACCCGCCTGGTCCGTCACGGTGCCGCCCAACCAGTTGTAGTTTCCTGCGTTTTGACCCGTTGGAGTCCTGACGTTTAGCCAGCCCCAATCTGTAAATCCTGCAACAAACACGGACTCTTGCCCGACAGACTCTCCTGTTGTAGTAAAGAACTGAAGGTAGTCCTGATTAACATCAGACCCAATAGCAATAGCTTCAACTTGGCTCAGCTCTGCCAATGGTTTGAAAGCATTGACAGAGTTTTGCAACACACTGTAACTAGTCGCATTGCCAGGCCCCGTGACATTACCGTTACCTGTACGATAATCCAAAGAAGGATCACCATCCGTTAGGAAGTAGGTGAGATTTTCAAACTCGCCAGATGCCTGCTGCCCATTCTGAGTATTAAACCAGGCCACGGACTGCTCAAAGGCGGCCTGATAGTTCGTACCACCACCAGCCGAAAGTGCATCAATTGCTGAAATCAATTGGTTGACATTGCTCGCATCAAGCCCCTGGACCGTCACCGCAGTTGAGGCATGGGTAGAGAACGGAACCAACTGCACATTGATTGTTCCTTCATGATCCTTCAATTGGTTAGCCAAGTTAACCAGTGACTGCTTGGTCAACTCCATCAGATCCAGGCCGGGGGTTCCCGAGCCATTGCTCATACTCCCCGACACATCAACGATCAGCGAGATATTGTAGTTGGCTGCAGGGTCAACAATTGTCACCTTGCCACCCCGGTCTCCAATCAGCACATCATCGCCGCCGCCACCTACGATCTCGTTATCATCATTATTGCCTACTTTCAACGATGCCGGTGGCTGAACTTCATAAGCCCGGTCCGCATCTGCTTCGTAGGTATTACCGAAGTCATCTACACCGTCGACCTTGGCGATAATATTACCGGAATTCAGGCCCGCGACTTTATCTGCCGGCACAACCACGGACCAGGAGCTGCCATCACTATCAACGGTGGTGGTATAGATCTCGCCTCCAATGGTGACTTCGATAGCGTCACCAGCCTTGGCATCACCTTCAACAGAACCGGAGATCGACTGCCCTTCTTGGGCCTCGTCATTACTCAGGAAATCATCGCCACCAAAGACCGGGTCAATCGTAATGGTAGCTTCTGGTGCTACGTTTTCGACGCGTTTTTCATCCTCGGCCTCGGCTTTATTGCCCGCAGGATCGGTGACAGTGGCGCTAACACTAACGTTAGTCGCACCTTCGCTCACAGCGACCCAAACAGTGACACCGTTATTAATGTCATTCTGATCCAGCCCCACTGTGGTCAGCGTGTTGCCACCCGAATCTTTAACAACCAACGTATCACCAACCTCAGTACCCTCTTGGAAAGTAATTAAGGCTTCCACGCTACCTGGCTCGCCAGCAGCAATTTCCTCGATGTTGTAGATATCATCTTCGCCAGCACCTAGGAGTGCCACGCTGACTGCTGGAGGTGTGGCGTCCAGCGCCGCTTTGTCGGTGGCGGTGGCTTCGTTGCCGGCCAGGTCTTCTACCGTGGCGGTCACGGTCAGCTCACCGTCGGTGAGGTCGCTCAGGTCGGCGGTGGTTTCATAGGTGCCGTCGGCGCCCACGGTGGCCGTGGCGGTCACGGTGGTGGTGCCGTCGGTGATCTCGAGGCTGACGATCTGGCCTTGTTCCACGCCCTCGGTGCTGCCGCTGATCGGCGCGTCGGCAACGTTGTCGCCGTTGACGTCGGCCAGGCTCACGATGATCTCGGCGGTGGTGTCGAGGATCGCGATGTCGTCAACGCTGCCTTGGTTACCGGCTTCGTCGGTCACCGTCATGGTCACGGTCAGCTCGCCGTCGGCCAGGCTGCTCAGGTCTTGGCCCGCCACCGTGACGTCGTTGCCGTCCACGGTGATGTCCGCGGCGTCAACGGTGATGCTGCCACCCTGGGCGTCGGTGATCACGATGCTGTTGATCGTGCCGTTGGTTTCAACGCGGCCACTGAAGGTGACGTTGTCTTTTTCACCGTCGTTGATCAGGCCATCGGCGGCGTCGAAGGCGATGTTGTTGTTCTCGCCAGTGCCATCGCCGGGGGCGACGGTGTCGAGGATCGCGGTGTCGTCAACGCTGCCTTGGTTACCGGCTTCGTCGGTCACCGTCATGGTCACGGTCAGCTCGCCGTCGGCCAGGCTGCTCAGGTCTTGGCCCGCCACCGTGACGTCGTTGCCGTCCACGGTGATGTCCGCGGCGTCAACGGTGATGCTGCCACCCTGGGCGTCGGTGATCACGATGCTGTTGATCGTGCCGTTGGTTTCAACGCGGCCACTGAAGGTGACGTTGTCTTTTTCACCGTCGTTGATCAGGCCATCGGCGGCGTCGAAGGCGATGTTGTTGTTCTCGCCAGTGCCATCGCCGGGGGCGACGGTGTCGAGGATCGCGGTGTCGTCAACGCTGCCTTGGTTACCGGCTTCGTCGGTCACCGTCATGGTCACGGTCAGCTCGCCGTCGGCCAGGCTGCTCAGGTCTTGGCCCGCCACCGTGACGTCGTTGCCGTCCACGGTGATGTCCGCGGCGTCAACGGTGATGCTGCCACCCTGGGCGTCGGTGATCACGATGCTGTTGATCGTGCCGTTGGTTTCAACGCGGCCACTGAAGGTGACGTTGTCTTTTTCACCGTCGTTGATCAGGCCATCGGCGGCGTCGAAGGCGATGTTGTTGTTCTCGCCAGTGCCATCGCCGGGGGCGACGGTGTCGATAGCGCCATTATCAAAAGCGGTTGCTTCGTTTCCAGCCGCATCCGTAATACTGGCATCTACGGTGTAGTCGCCTTCGGCTAGCGGCGTGGTTACTTCAACACTCCATGTGCCGTCAGACCCCACTACTGACTCTAGTTCTTGGGTATTGCCTGCAGCATCGGTGACGATGACTGTGACCGTGCCGCCAACTTCATTGGAAGTGCCAGTAATTATCGGCGTATTGTCGTTGCCGCTGGGGGCGTCGACAGTAAGCGTGGGAGGTGTAGTATCAACAACGACAGTGTCTGCATCATCAGTGGCGGCAGCGACGGCTCCGCCATCAAACTCAACGAACTCCGCACCTTCTAGGCCTCCATCAGTGCTAAAGGCCAACGGGTCGGTTTCTTCCGCGACTCGCGCAACGCGCACGAAGCTACTCCCGCCACCGCCGCCAGCACCTGCTGCAGTGGCATCAAGTAACTCGAGTAGGTCACCGTCATCATCTAATGCTGACAAAAGTGCCTCAAGGTCATCATCCATCGCACTGGCGTCTTCTGTCGCTACGATGAGATCACTGTCTAACTCAGGAGTGACGGCAACTTCCTGACCACCTTCGACGACACTGGCGCCGCTGCCGTCGGCAAAATCTAGCTGCACTTGGCCATTGGCAGAGGTAATTAAGACCTCGCCTTCTTGCAGCACATCACCAATACGCAACTCGCGAATATTACCTGCTTCATCACGCGCCCAAGCTTGGCCAGAAATTGCAATAATGGTTGCAGCTGCCATGTGTCACTCCTCGATCACAAATGTAGAGCCACTGTTCTAGTAAATTGGCACCAGACTGAATAGCGGCATATATGTCGATACTAGGAGGTAAAACAACAGAAAAGTATTGTACCGATGGACAAAAAAGCGCGCCTTATGAGGAGGCGCGCTTCAGGTATCAACAAACTATCTCATTAGAGTAACTAGCTTATAGTAAGGGCTATTAATTAGCTGTTTGTTCAGAAACAGGCGCCAGCTTTAATATCAGCTGTAACCGGTCACGCACCGTTAGCTTTTTGAAAATAGCGCTTAGATGCGCTTTCACCGTACGCTCAGTAATATCTAACTGACGCGCTACCTCTTTATTAGTTGCACCGCGAGCAACTGCCAGGGCTACGCCCCGCTCACGCTCAGTAAGCACGTTCAAACATTCACTGTACTGATCCTCTTCCCCGCCTAAGCGGTTTTGCAGTGCCTTAAATGTTCCACCCATCACTTTTGCAAGCAGTTCTTGGCCCACCCAAACCCCTTGATTGGTCACGACAAGAGCCACTTGGTTAAGCACATCAGGCGCCGCAAACGTATGCACATAACCTCTCGCACCAAGGTCAAGTGCTTGCAAGGCTTCTCGCTCACCAGGGGCATAGCTCATCACTACTGCGATGGCTCCCTTTGTCGTAACTGCATTGATAAGAACATGCCAATCCTCAACCGTCGTTAGCAGCCAAACTACATCGTTGGGCTGAAGATGATCACTCAGCGTTTGAGGTGTCAAGATAGATGCCTCGGGGAACGCTTTTATCCAACGGGCTTTTAGGCTGCCATCTGTTGTTATAAACCAATGCTTCATTAACGCTCCCCCATGGAATCTCGCCATGCTCTTAAAACAGGCTTAAGCAGGAACTGCATCACCGTTCGCTTACCTGTCACAATGTCTACTTGTGCCGTCATGCCTGGAATAACCTGAAGCCGCTCGGCGATGTTTTCATCTTCCGTGCTACGCACACGCACCAAGTAGAAGGTATTGCCATCATCATCAGTGATAGTGTCCGCACTAATGTGATCAAGCTCTGCCTGCAATCCACCAAAAATGGCGTAATCGTAGGCAGTAAGCTTAATAGTCGCAGGCTGTCCAGGGTGCAGGAACGCAATATCTTGGGGGGCGATGCGCGCCTCTACCAGCAACTGCTCATCACTGGGCACAATTTCGACAACCTCTTGGCCGGGTTGGGCAACACCACCGATAGTGTTGATGTGAAGCCGCTGAACGACACCATCCACGGGCGAACGAATTTCGGTAAGTCGCACACGATCCTGTAAACCCGTACCCGATTGCTGAAGCGCATTGAGATCACCTGAGACTTGTGCCAGGTCGTTGCGCCACTCGCTCCTTCTCTCTGCCCCTAGCTCTCGTAGCTGTGTTTGGGCTTCCTCTACAGCGGCCTCTAAGCGTGATACGGCTGCATCTGCTTGATTACGCTCGCCGGTCGCTCTGGAAACTTCACGCTGCAGGCGAAGCACCTCCACTTCTGAAACAGCACCTGAAGCAAGTAGCGGCCGAGTTAAGTTCAGCTCTTGGCCAGCCATATTGGCTTCGCGTTGTGCAGTATCTCTGCGTGCCTGTGCTTCTCTGAGCTCTTCACGGCGCTGACGAATGCGATCATTCAGCACTGTTTCCTGCTCTCTAAGCTCCTCTCGTCTGCTTTCGTAGACATCGCGCTCTTGCATAACAATACCAGGCACTTCTTGTCGTAACTCCTCGGAAGGCTCAAACGCTGTATTAGTTGCTAACGCGCGTAAGCGCTCCGCCCGGGCTTCCAGCGCAAACCGCTGTGCTCGGTTTTCACGAAAGTCTGACACAAACCGAGTGGGGTCAATTTGCATAAGCACTTCGCCTGCACTGACCACCTGCCCCTCTCTTACCCTGATCTGCTCGACCACGCCACCATCAAACGACTGAATACGCTGTAACTGGCTAGCAGGTATCACGCGTCCAGAGCCACGGGTAACTTCATCAATTGGTGCAAAATATGCCCATGTTACTAATACAATAATCGTCAGCAACACCGTGTAGAGAAACAGACGAGCGCGAATAGGCTCTTGCTGCATTCGTGCCCAGTCAGTATCACTCGCCCAGTCACGACTGAGGTGCGCAGAAGTAACACGCCGTGCGAACAGGCGATCCATAAAGGGGCGAAACGGTTTTTGACCTTTTTCCGAGAAACGCCCTATGGCTTCGAAGCCTTTTTGCTCTGAGGTTGAAGAGGGTTTCTTAGTCATTACGACGCCCTCCCAATCTGCCCTTTCCGCAATGCTTCAACTACCGTATCACGAGGGCCATCGGCCACGACCTTACCGGCATCCATAACAACGATACGATCCACAAGGGAGAGTAACGAAGTGCGATGTGTCACCACCAGTATCGTTTTACCTGCGGCTACTTTGGTGAGATTGGCCTTAAACGCCTCTTCGCTGGCGTTATCCATCGAGCTAGTAGGCTCATCCAATAATAGGATAGGAGGGTCTTGCACCATCGCCCTGGCAATGGCGACTGCCTGTTTCTGCCCACCAGAGAGAGCCTGTCCACGCTCGCCTACCTGAAGATCAATGCCATTAGGATGGCTATTCACCAATGACTCTAAGCCAGCGATTTCGATAGCTCTTAGTAGCGCCTCATCATCTATGCGGTCACTTCCGCCGCCTGCCACAATGTTGTCGCGCAATGAGCCAGCGAAAAGACTTACATCTTGAGGTACATAACCAATGTGACGACGCAGCTGGAGAGGGTCTAACTGCCGAATATCGACGTTATCAATGAGCACCGCGCCCGATGTGGGTTGGTAAAAACCTAATAAAAGCTTATTGAGAGAAGACTTACCGCAACCAATACGGCCCAGCAAAGCAACTTTTTCGCCCGATTTTATAGAAATAGAAACATCTCGCAGCGCTTCGCGCTCTTCATCAGGGTAGCGTAACGTGACCTTATCCAAACGGATGCTGCCCGAAACACTCGGCTTTTCCACATAGGCTTTG
Protein-coding regions in this window:
- a CDS encoding Diguanylate phosphodiesterase, EAL domain protein, giving the protein MSLIKQLWLAIIALLLLSFVGSLAISIASSRDYIEQEVRIKNEDNATALALSMSQLDKDIVILELLIAAQFDTGYYRSIVLKDTDGEVLVERTAGEYRGDVPAWFRNLIQFDVPTGRATVQDGWRQFGTLELESQHSFAYASLWRSMLELAGWFLLAGAISLAIATVLVRGIKHPLTRVVAQAKDISARRFTTIKEPRTLELKEVAQAMNVLSANVHQMLSQESHKLDELRRDLQHDRVTGALNRDVFMGRLASLLSSDEARATGLMVMVRVQALEQLNEQLGHQTTDSLLRELVIQLSKLDDASEEALVGRLNGSDFMLLLPLEEDTRALAPRVRQALDQALESVGLLSSHTTLHLPAAIAAYAPHDDRGALLATLDDALAEAESSSAHRGVVVREGKQGSLFNTHAEWRTALNTAIHQGPQLAYFPVTDAQNNVLHYECPARLELANAWQTAGVFIPWISRFDLEPALDIAVVKKALEQLTIDPTQKLGINLSLASITNGQFVIELRALLEKQPQLAKQLCFEVPAVLNAHAIGSLRGLCTALRPLGCQFGIEHVGAEFTKLADLHDVGLAYLKVDSSLIRGIHTSSEQQTIVRGMATLCHSLGIQVIAEGVTEQAEMESLFRAGLDGATGPGISL
- a CDS encoding helix-turn-helix transcriptional regulator, with the protein product MKHWFITTDGSLKARWIKAFPEASILTPQTLSDHLQPNDVVWLLTTVEDWHVLINAVTTKGAIAVVMSYAPGEREALQALDLGARGYVHTFAAPDVLNQVALVVTNQGVWVGQELLAKVMGGTFKALQNRLGGEEDQYSECLNVLTERERGVALAVARGATNKEVARQLDITERTVKAHLSAIFKKLTVRDRLQLILKLAPVSEQTAN
- a CDS encoding tryptophan synthase subunit beta like protein, giving the protein MLYIKRNAEGEIVMLSKEPSPECDDTIAADSPEVFAFLAQQTGQSAQMIASDLAFVRVVEDMLEVLLEKGVLSFTDLPAAAQSKILERKSLRSKNDVNLLGDGDELI
- a CDS encoding secretion protein HylD translates to MTKKPSSTSEQKGFEAIGRFSEKGQKPFRPFMDRLFARRVTSAHLSRDWASDTDWARMQQEPIRARLFLYTVLLTIIVLVTWAYFAPIDEVTRGSGRVIPASQLQRIQSFDGGVVEQIRVREGQVVSAGEVLMQIDPTRFVSDFRENRAQRFALEARAERLRALATNTAFEPSEELRQEVPGIVMQERDVYESRREELREQETVLNDRIRQRREELREAQARRDTAQREANMAGQELNLTRPLLASGAVSEVEVLRLQREVSRATGERNQADAAVSRLEAAVEEAQTQLRELGAERRSEWRNDLAQVSGDLNALQQSGTGLQDRVRLTEIRSPVDGVVQRLHINTIGGVAQPGQEVVEIVPSDEQLLVEARIAPQDIAFLHPGQPATIKLTAYDYAIFGGLQAELDHISADTITDDDGNTFYLVRVRSTEDENIAERLQVIPGMTAQVDIVTGKRTVMQFLLKPVLRAWRDSMGER